One genomic window of Priestia filamentosa includes the following:
- the cudC gene encoding choline uptake/conversion transcriptional regulator CudC, giving the protein MEQGDAGKMTEKARASIEHAKGLVTESIAETMDLYGVTGSVGNLFGTMYFENDMTLDEMREKLGMSKPSMSTGVRRLQELDIVKKTFIKGSRKHTYVAEKDFFHFFANFFTHKWEREVKLNLEAIEQAQEEIKNVLIMKELEEDLQAEARDLYHQLEDSKPYYAWLHRLVESIRSGKIYEFIPKEEK; this is encoded by the coding sequence ATGGAACAAGGTGATGCAGGGAAGATGACTGAAAAAGCAAGAGCTTCCATTGAACATGCGAAGGGTCTTGTAACAGAGTCAATTGCTGAAACAATGGACTTGTATGGGGTAACTGGAAGTGTTGGAAATTTGTTTGGAACAATGTATTTTGAGAACGATATGACGCTTGATGAGATGCGAGAAAAGCTCGGGATGAGCAAGCCGAGTATGAGTACAGGAGTAAGAAGACTACAAGAGCTTGATATTGTGAAGAAAACATTCATAAAGGGAAGTAGAAAGCATACGTATGTTGCTGAAAAAGATTTCTTTCACTTTTTTGCTAATTTCTTTACTCATAAATGGGAGAGGGAAGTAAAACTAAATTTAGAAGCTATTGAACAAGCTCAAGAGGAAATTAAAAATGTCTTAATTATGAAGGAGCTTGAAGAAGATCTTCAGGCAGAAGCAAGGGATTTATATCATCAACTTGAGGATTCAAAACCTTATTATGCCTGGCTGCATAGGCTTGTGGAAAGCATCAGGAGCGGAAAAATTTATGAGTTTATTCCGAAAGAAGAAAAATAA
- the pgmB gene encoding beta-phosphoglucomutase, translating into MKKIQAVIFDFDGVIVDTVPLYYKATKVIADKLGVTFTAEMNQRLQGVNRKQTIMTLLKDSTRPYSEQEVYELGEQKNEEYKKLIQNLDEKVVRPGIQLLLGELKKRGIPTAVASSSSNAPYLIEKIGLSSYFDHIVDVKKVKKGKPNPEIFLTAARQLQIPSQDCIAIEDGRAGLEGIQKANMFSVGVGEDEMMKNADLYVEKTEELTFEKLAKSYDEFFQVK; encoded by the coding sequence ATGAAGAAAATACAGGCTGTTATTTTTGACTTTGATGGCGTTATTGTGGATACTGTACCCCTTTATTATAAAGCAACAAAAGTAATTGCGGATAAGTTAGGTGTTACTTTTACGGCCGAAATGAATCAGCGACTTCAAGGCGTAAATCGGAAGCAAACCATCATGACGCTTCTAAAAGACAGTACTAGACCCTATAGTGAACAAGAAGTCTATGAGCTAGGGGAACAGAAAAATGAAGAATATAAAAAGCTCATTCAAAACCTGGATGAAAAAGTTGTGCGTCCTGGAATTCAATTACTCCTAGGAGAGTTGAAAAAGAGGGGAATTCCAACAGCAGTTGCGTCCTCAAGCTCCAATGCCCCATATTTAATAGAGAAGATTGGGCTTTCATCATATTTTGATCATATTGTAGATGTGAAAAAAGTTAAGAAAGGAAAGCCAAATCCCGAGATTTTTTTGACTGCTGCACGTCAATTACAAATTCCTTCACAAGATTGTATAGCAATAGAAGATGGACGAGCAGGACTTGAAGGAATTCAAAAAGCAAATATGTTTTCAGTTGGGGTAGGGGAGGACGAAATGATGAAAAATGCCGACCTTTATGTCGAAAAAACAGAAGAATTAACTTTTGAAAAGTTAGCAAAGAGCTATGATGAGTTCTTTCAAGTAAAATAG
- the qoxA gene encoding cytochrome aa3 quinol oxidase subunit II, translated as MKKLQKVSRKWISLSALAILFLLSGCDLKMGVLNPQGPVAQTQYDLIMWSIGFMLIIIVVVFVLFAVVLIKYRERPDNMNYEPPEVHGNTFLEIVWTGIPIIIVIALSIPTVKAIFDLEKPPQAANAEEQQEPLVIYATSADWKWIFSYPEQGIETVNYVNIPEDRPVEFKLTSADSMTALWIPELGGQKYAMAGMETTLYLQADHEGTYMGRNANFNGEGFAQMEFEVESQKPEEFQEWADEVKDTAPKLTEKEYNKEILKQSVMGRKSFSNTHLDFVDHAKQDTYNKAAEDHEGHEEGMDMEGMDHSSH; from the coding sequence ATGAAAAAGCTTCAAAAAGTGAGTCGCAAGTGGATCTCATTGTCTGCTCTAGCTATTCTCTTTTTATTGAGTGGCTGTGATCTAAAGATGGGTGTATTAAACCCACAAGGACCAGTGGCTCAAACTCAATATGACCTAATTATGTGGTCGATTGGTTTTATGCTTATTATCATTGTGGTTGTTTTCGTTTTATTTGCTGTAGTTCTTATTAAGTATCGTGAAAGACCAGATAATATGAATTACGAGCCACCAGAGGTACACGGAAATACATTCCTTGAAATCGTCTGGACTGGTATTCCTATTATCATCGTTATTGCACTATCTATCCCAACAGTCAAAGCTATCTTTGACTTAGAGAAACCACCACAAGCTGCAAATGCAGAAGAACAACAAGAACCTCTTGTTATCTATGCAACATCAGCTGACTGGAAATGGATTTTTAGTTATCCTGAACAAGGAATTGAGACGGTTAACTATGTAAACATTCCAGAAGATAGACCAGTTGAATTTAAGTTAACATCTGCTGATTCAATGACGGCTCTATGGATTCCAGAGCTTGGTGGACAAAAATATGCAATGGCAGGTATGGAAACAACGCTTTATTTACAAGCAGATCACGAAGGCACTTACATGGGACGTAACGCTAACTTCAATGGTGAAGGTTTCGCACAAATGGAATTCGAAGTAGAATCTCAAAAACCAGAAGAATTCCAAGAGTGGGCTGATGAAGTAAAAGATACGGCTCCTAAGCTTACCGAAAAAGAGTACAACAAAGAGATTCTAAAACAGAGCGTTATGGGTCGTAAGTCTTTCTCAAACACGCATTTAGACTTTGTTGACCATGCAAAACAAGACACTTATAACAAGGCTGCAGAAGATCATGAAGGTCATGAAGAAGGCATGGACATGGAAGGCATGGACCATAGCAGTCATTAA
- the qoxB gene encoding cytochrome aa3 quinol oxidase subunit I translates to MKLDEFFVTGDPLIYGADVSIVLATLGIIFVLTYFKKWKWLWTEWLTSVDHKKIGIMYIIAAVLMLFRGGVDALLMRAQLTLPETEFLSSSHYNEIFTTHGTIMILFMAMPFLIGLINVAVPLQIGARDVAFPFLNSLSFWSFFMGAMLFNISFVIGGSPDAGWTAYMPLAGNELSPGPGQNFYLLGLQIAGIGTLATGINFLVTILKMRAPGMTLMKMPMFTWSTLITAIIIIFAFPVLTVALALMTFDRLFDANFFNLGDGGMPMLWANLFWVWGHPEVYIVILPAFGIFSEIVCTFARKTLFGYKAMVFSMIAIAGLSFLVWVHHFFTMGAGGAVNSFFSVSTMAIAIPTGVKIFNWLFTLYKGRIKMTVAMMWSLAFIPNFVIGGVTGVMLAMAAADYQYHNTYFLIAHFHYVLIAGTVFACFAGLYYWYPKMFGHMLNERLGKISFWLFMIGFNVCFFPMYFLGLMGMARRMYTYSAGLGWTPLNVIASIGAVGMGLGFIVLVYSIYYSARHGERDLTGDPWDGRTLEWMVSSPPPFYNFATTPKMTRLDEYWYQKKEKGFEAAREVKEEDLKPIHMPSNSGLGVIMSVLLFIAGFGLVFEWYWMAIPGLAGMLICMVIRSFDYDDGYYVSVEEIKRTQRIGKGA, encoded by the coding sequence ATGAAGCTCGATGAATTTTTCGTCACAGGTGATCCGCTAATTTATGGCGCGGATGTTTCCATCGTATTAGCCACTTTAGGTATCATCTTTGTTTTAACTTACTTCAAGAAGTGGAAATGGCTTTGGACAGAATGGCTTACATCCGTAGATCATAAGAAAATTGGTATCATGTATATCATTGCTGCGGTGCTAATGCTTTTCCGCGGTGGAGTGGATGCCCTTTTAATGCGTGCTCAACTCACACTTCCAGAGACAGAGTTCTTAAGCTCTTCACATTACAATGAAATTTTTACAACACACGGGACTATTATGATCCTGTTTATGGCTATGCCATTTTTAATTGGTTTGATTAACGTTGCTGTACCACTACAAATTGGTGCACGTGACGTAGCATTCCCATTTTTAAACTCACTTAGTTTCTGGTCGTTTTTTATGGGGGCAATGCTTTTCAATATCTCCTTCGTTATCGGGGGATCACCAGATGCAGGTTGGACAGCTTATATGCCTCTAGCTGGCAATGAGTTAAGCCCAGGCCCTGGACAAAACTTTTACCTGTTAGGATTACAGATTGCCGGTATCGGTACACTTGCAACAGGTATTAACTTCTTAGTTACAATCCTAAAAATGCGCGCACCAGGTATGACATTAATGAAAATGCCAATGTTCACTTGGTCAACGCTTATTACAGCTATCATTATTATCTTTGCTTTCCCTGTTTTAACAGTGGCATTAGCACTTATGACATTTGATAGACTATTTGATGCCAACTTCTTTAACTTAGGAGATGGCGGTATGCCTATGCTTTGGGCTAACTTGTTCTGGGTTTGGGGACATCCTGAAGTATATATTGTTATTTTACCTGCATTCGGTATTTTCTCGGAAATCGTTTGTACGTTTGCACGTAAAACATTATTTGGTTACAAAGCAATGGTATTCTCAATGATTGCTATTGCAGGTTTAAGTTTCCTTGTATGGGTCCATCACTTCTTTACAATGGGAGCAGGCGGAGCCGTTAACTCGTTCTTCTCTGTTTCAACGATGGCAATTGCAATCCCAACAGGGGTTAAGATATTTAACTGGTTATTTACGCTCTACAAAGGGCGCATTAAGATGACCGTTGCGATGATGTGGTCACTAGCATTTATCCCGAACTTTGTTATCGGTGGAGTAACAGGGGTTATGCTTGCAATGGCTGCAGCTGATTATCAGTATCACAATACGTATTTCCTTATTGCCCACTTCCACTACGTATTAATCGCTGGTACAGTTTTTGCTTGTTTCGCAGGTCTATATTATTGGTATCCAAAAATGTTCGGTCATATGCTTAACGAACGTTTAGGAAAAATTAGTTTCTGGTTATTTATGATTGGATTTAACGTATGTTTCTTCCCAATGTACTTCTTAGGTCTAATGGGAATGGCACGTCGTATGTACACTTACTCAGCAGGTCTTGGCTGGACTCCATTAAACGTTATTGCATCTATCGGTGCTGTTGGAATGGGTCTAGGATTCATTGTACTTGTATATAGCATTTACTACAGTGCTCGTCATGGTGAACGCGATCTTACTGGTGACCCATGGGATGGTCGTACGCTTGAGTGGATGGTTTCTTCACCACCACCATTCTACAACTTCGCTACAACACCAAAAATGACTCGCTTAGATGAGTATTGGTATCAGAAGAAAGAAAAAGGCTTTGAAGCTGCTCGTGAAGTAAAAGAGGAAGACTTAAAACCAATCCATATGCCAAGCAACTCTGGCTTAGGTGTTATCATGTCAGTCCTCTTGTTCATTGCTGGTTTCGGTCTTGTATTTGAATGGTACTGGATGGCTATTCCAGGTCTAGCAGGTATGCTAATCTGTATGGTTATTCGTTCCTTCGATTATGACGATGGCTACTATGTCAGCGTTGAAGAAATTAAACGAACACAACGAATCGGAAAGGGGGCGTAA
- the qoxC gene encoding cytochrome aa3 quinol oxidase subunit III yields MAAESTHAHDANTPLEYSKGEDRMTILGFWIFLGAEIALFSTLFATYMVLHSRPANGPTSADLFKPEIVLLMTFLLLTSSFTGSMAIHYLRAQKMKAMVTWLLITMALGLGFLGCEIFEFYEYIGHEGVSIKTSAFLSAFFVLVGTHGLHVTIGIGWLTCILIQLKQRGFTPKTARKVFIIGLYWHFLDIVWLFIFTLVYLSGMVL; encoded by the coding sequence ATGGCAGCAGAATCTACACACGCACATGATGCTAATACGCCGCTTGAATATTCCAAAGGCGAGGACAGAATGACCATTCTTGGCTTCTGGATCTTCCTTGGAGCCGAGATCGCCCTGTTCTCAACACTATTCGCAACATATATGGTTTTACATTCTCGTCCAGCAAATGGACCAACTTCAGCTGACTTGTTTAAACCAGAGATCGTTCTTTTAATGACGTTCCTACTTTTAACAAGTAGTTTTACAGGAAGTATGGCTATCCATTATTTAAGAGCTCAAAAGATGAAAGCAATGGTAACATGGCTTTTAATTACAATGGCTCTTGGTCTTGGATTCCTGGGCTGTGAGATTTTTGAGTTCTATGAGTATATTGGACACGAAGGTGTGTCAATTAAGACAAGTGCTTTCTTATCAGCATTCTTTGTTCTCGTAGGAACGCACGGACTTCACGTAACAATCGGTATCGGTTGGTTAACGTGTATCTTGATTCAATTAAAACAGCGTGGATTTACACCAAAAACTGCTCGTAAAGTATTCATTATCGGTCTTTACTGGCACTTCTTAGATATCGTTTGGTTATTTATCTTTACGCTAGTCTATTTATCAGGGATGGTGTTATAA
- the qoxD gene encoding cytochrome aa3 quinol oxidase subunit IV — protein sequence MAGKGYAQEHHDGFPWKLVIGFILSIVITLITVWVAFSSGFSNTAILTVMLILAFLQAGMQLVLFMHLREGEGAVQVGNMVYAFFIAIVIVAGSVWVMSFGMHNH from the coding sequence ATGGCTGGAAAAGGATATGCACAAGAGCATCATGATGGGTTTCCTTGGAAGCTTGTTATCGGCTTTATCCTGTCGATCGTTATTACACTGATCACCGTATGGGTAGCCTTTAGTTCAGGTTTCTCAAACACTGCTATTCTTACTGTTATGCTTATTCTTGCTTTCTTACAGGCTGGTATGCAGCTCGTGCTGTTCATGCACTTAAGAGAAGGAGAAGGTGCTGTACAGGTTGGGAATATGGTGTATGCATTCTTTATTGCAATTGTAATTGTTGCAGGTTCTGTTTGGGTTATGTCATTCGGAATGCACAATCATTAA
- the pdxK gene encoding pyridoxine/pyridoxal/pyridoxamine kinase produces the protein MIMKKVLTIAGSDTSGGAGIQADLKTFQEREVYGMTALTTIVTMDPKNTWSHNVFPIDINTLKAQLSTTVEGIGIDAMKTGMLGSVEIINLVAETIDKYNLKNIVIDPVMVCKGEDEVLHPETAESLRDTLTPRATVVTPNLFEAGQISGLGTPTTVEEMKAAAEKIHALGPQHVLIKGGGKLQHDKAVDVLYDGKTFDVLEGERIDTPYTHGAGCTYSAAITAELAKGKDVKEAILTAKEFITEAIRDSFQLNEYIGPTKHSAYRSKEKQNV, from the coding sequence ATCATTATGAAAAAAGTATTAACAATTGCTGGTTCTGACACGAGTGGAGGCGCAGGTATACAAGCTGATTTAAAAACCTTCCAAGAGCGTGAAGTGTACGGCATGACAGCTCTAACAACTATCGTTACGATGGATCCAAAAAACACATGGTCTCATAACGTATTTCCTATAGATATTAATACGCTAAAAGCCCAGCTTTCTACAACTGTTGAAGGCATTGGAATTGATGCAATGAAAACAGGCATGCTTGGTTCTGTTGAAATTATCAACCTTGTAGCAGAAACAATTGATAAATATAATTTAAAAAACATTGTTATCGATCCTGTAATGGTTTGTAAAGGAGAAGATGAAGTCCTGCACCCTGAAACAGCAGAAAGTCTGCGGGATACGCTTACTCCACGCGCAACAGTCGTGACACCAAATTTATTTGAAGCAGGTCAAATTAGCGGCCTTGGAACTCCTACAACAGTAGAAGAAATGAAAGCTGCAGCTGAAAAAATCCATGCTCTTGGGCCACAGCATGTGTTAATTAAAGGTGGTGGAAAGCTACAGCATGATAAAGCAGTTGACGTTTTATATGATGGCAAAACGTTCGATGTGCTTGAAGGTGAGCGTATTGATACACCGTATACACATGGAGCAGGCTGTACGTACTCAGCTGCTATCACAGCTGAACTTGCTAAAGGTAAAGACGTGAAAGAAGCTATTTTAACAGCAAAAGAGTTTATTACAGAAGCAATTCGTGATTCTTTCCAATTGAATGAATATATTGGACCTACAAAACACAGTGCATATCGCAGCAAAGAAAAGCAGAACGTTTAA
- the ald gene encoding alanine dehydrogenase: MIIGVPTEIKNNENRVALTPSGVVQLVAHGHRVLVEENAGVGSGFVNEDYLQAGAEIIAKAKDVWATSDMIMKVKEPLPSEYDYFKKGLILFTYLHLAAEPSLAEALKNKGVTAIAYETVASNGKLPLLTPMSEVAGRMAAQIGAQFLEKPKGGKGILLSGVPGVNRGKVTVIGGGVVGTNAAKIAVGLGADVTIIDLNPERLRELDDLFGSNIQTLISNPVNIASAVAQADLLICAVLIPGAKAPTLVTEDMVKSMSKGSVIVDVAIDQGGIVETVDHITTHDNPTYEKHGVVHYAVANMPGAVARTSTIALTNVTVPYALQIADKGVQKAVAENEALKLGVNVANGEITFKAVAHDLGYTYVPVETALLNGFASV, translated from the coding sequence ATGATTATCGGAGTACCAACAGAAATTAAAAACAATGAGAACCGCGTAGCACTTACACCTTCTGGAGTTGTTCAACTTGTAGCACATGGACATCGTGTCTTAGTTGAAGAAAATGCTGGCGTTGGCAGTGGATTTGTAAATGAGGATTACCTACAAGCAGGTGCTGAGATTATTGCAAAAGCAAAAGATGTCTGGGCTACTTCTGATATGATTATGAAAGTAAAAGAACCTCTGCCAAGTGAATATGACTACTTTAAAAAAGGACTTATTCTATTTACTTACCTTCATCTAGCAGCTGAGCCAAGCCTTGCTGAAGCATTGAAGAATAAAGGCGTTACAGCTATTGCTTATGAGACTGTTGCAAGTAATGGAAAACTTCCTCTTTTAACACCTATGAGTGAAGTTGCAGGACGAATGGCTGCTCAAATTGGTGCTCAATTTTTAGAAAAGCCTAAAGGCGGAAAAGGAATTCTACTATCAGGCGTTCCTGGCGTAAATCGTGGAAAAGTAACAGTTATTGGCGGTGGTGTTGTTGGAACAAACGCAGCTAAAATTGCAGTTGGCCTAGGAGCAGATGTTACAATTATCGATCTTAACCCTGAACGTTTACGTGAGCTTGACGATCTTTTTGGAAGTAACATTCAAACATTAATTTCAAATCCTGTTAATATTGCTAGCGCTGTTGCACAGGCTGATCTACTCATTTGTGCTGTTCTAATCCCAGGTGCTAAAGCTCCGACTCTTGTGACAGAAGACATGGTAAAATCAATGTCAAAAGGATCTGTGATTGTAGACGTTGCTATTGACCAAGGCGGTATTGTAGAAACAGTTGACCATATTACAACACACGATAATCCAACATATGAAAAACACGGCGTTGTTCACTATGCTGTAGCAAACATGCCTGGCGCTGTTGCACGAACTTCAACAATTGCTTTAACAAACGTAACCGTGCCATATGCTTTGCAAATTGCTGACAAAGGAGTTCAAAAAGCAGTTGCGGAAAATGAAGCATTAAAACTTGGTGTCAATGTAGCAAATGGTGAAATTACATTTAAAGCTGTTGCTCATGATCTTGGTTACACATATGTACCTGTTGAAACAGCTCTTTTAAACGGATTTGCTTCTGTATAA
- a CDS encoding PucR family transcriptional regulator has protein sequence MSIKQHDPFQSNFDSLDEFADHISDVLKCPITIEDANHRLLAYSTHQDEIDPARISTIIGRRVPEKVINNLWKQGAIPALLQSREPIRVENINEIGLGNRVAISIWKNDEVLGFIWALEVYHKLQDSELILLKSAAKAAKNKLLQLQIRKNKKEERSQELFWKIITDHVKEADDVHMQFQQVQLTPPTLFSVLVFRFHQEITDDMERKLSYLLQTTQQVQVSLYTTDFNKLILLISLKNRSQPLQQCENFIEHFTKQTVERFNLSLADASSGNIYESLDCISKSYKEALTVLSIKKRFPKETQSIYTYQSLGIYQFLDVLLEKRQRDGFTNQTVEKLVSYDQKHQSNLVETIEIFLDRDQNLHEAAKALNIHINTLNYRLKRIQEIGELNLKNPNQKITLYLDIKLARYAESLHL, from the coding sequence ATGAGTATAAAACAACACGATCCGTTCCAATCTAATTTTGACTCACTAGATGAGTTTGCTGACCATATTAGTGATGTATTAAAGTGTCCTATTACAATTGAAGATGCGAACCATCGACTTTTAGCTTACAGCACACATCAAGATGAGATTGATCCTGCTCGTATTTCTACAATCATAGGTCGACGCGTTCCTGAAAAAGTAATTAATAACCTTTGGAAGCAAGGAGCTATTCCTGCCCTATTACAATCAAGAGAGCCTATTCGAGTAGAGAATATTAACGAGATTGGTCTTGGCAACCGCGTAGCAATTTCTATTTGGAAAAATGACGAAGTTCTTGGTTTCATTTGGGCCCTTGAAGTTTACCATAAACTCCAAGACTCAGAACTCATTCTGTTAAAGAGTGCGGCAAAAGCGGCAAAAAACAAACTATTGCAACTACAAATCCGCAAAAATAAAAAAGAAGAGAGATCTCAAGAGCTTTTCTGGAAGATAATCACAGACCATGTAAAAGAAGCAGATGATGTTCACATGCAATTTCAGCAAGTGCAACTTACACCCCCAACTTTATTTTCCGTGCTTGTTTTTCGTTTTCACCAAGAAATCACGGATGATATGGAAAGGAAGCTTTCTTATCTTCTTCAAACAACACAGCAAGTTCAAGTTTCTTTATATACAACAGATTTTAATAAATTAATTTTGCTTATCTCATTAAAAAATCGATCACAGCCTCTTCAGCAATGTGAAAACTTCATTGAACACTTCACAAAACAAACCGTAGAACGATTTAACCTTTCATTGGCTGATGCGAGCAGTGGGAATATATATGAATCCCTTGACTGTATTTCAAAAAGTTACAAAGAGGCGCTTACTGTTCTTTCTATAAAGAAACGATTTCCAAAAGAAACTCAGTCCATTTACACTTATCAATCATTAGGTATTTACCAATTTTTAGATGTATTATTAGAAAAAAGACAAAGAGATGGATTTACAAACCAGACGGTAGAAAAACTTGTCTCATATGATCAAAAACACCAAAGCAACTTAGTTGAAACAATTGAGATTTTTCTTGATCGGGATCAGAACCTTCATGAAGCAGCAAAAGCATTAAACATTCATATTAATACACTTAATTATCGTCTAAAACGAATTCAAGAAATTGGAGAGCTCAATTTAAAAAATCCTAATCAAAAGATTACCCTATACCTTGATATCAAACTTGCACGTTATGCTGAAAGTCTTCATTTGTGA
- the gndA gene encoding NADP-dependent phosphogluconate dehydrogenase — MSKQQIGVIGLAVMGKNLALNIESRGYSVSVFNRSPEKTEEFLKNEAEGKNFVGTYSVEEFVNSLEKPRKILLMVKAGPATDATIESLKPYLDKEDILIDGGNTFFKDTIRRNEELEKEGIHFIGTGVSGGEEGALKGPSIMPGGQKEAYELVEPILEAISAKVDGDSCCTYIGPNGAGHYVKMVHNGIEYGDMQLICEAYFIMKNLLGLEAQELHEVFSEWNKGELDSYLIEITADIFTKVDEETGKPLVDVILDTAGQKGTGKWTSQSSLDLGVPLPIITESVFSRFLSAMKEERVKASKVLSGPEASAFEGDKAEFVEAIRKALYMSKICSYAQGFAQMRSASEEYDWNLSYGDIAMIFRGGCIIRAQFLQKIKDAYDRESALTNLLLDPYFKEIVEGYQSALREVISLAVKHGIPVPGFSSALAYYDSYRTETLPANLLQAQRDYFGAHTYQRIDKDGIFHTEWLEK; from the coding sequence ATGTCAAAACAACAAATTGGTGTTATTGGCTTGGCTGTTATGGGTAAAAACCTTGCTCTTAACATTGAAAGTCGAGGGTATTCAGTTTCTGTTTTTAACCGTTCTCCAGAGAAAACAGAAGAGTTTTTAAAAAATGAAGCAGAAGGTAAAAATTTCGTTGGTACATATAGCGTAGAAGAGTTTGTTAACTCTCTTGAAAAACCACGTAAAATCTTGTTAATGGTTAAAGCAGGACCAGCAACAGATGCAACAATTGAATCATTAAAGCCTTATTTAGATAAAGAAGATATTTTAATCGATGGCGGAAATACATTCTTTAAAGATACAATTCGTCGTAATGAAGAGCTTGAAAAAGAAGGGATCCACTTTATTGGAACAGGAGTTTCAGGTGGGGAAGAAGGAGCGCTTAAAGGACCATCTATCATGCCTGGTGGACAAAAAGAAGCGTACGAGCTTGTAGAGCCTATTCTAGAAGCTATTTCAGCAAAAGTTGATGGCGATTCTTGCTGCACATATATTGGACCAAATGGAGCAGGTCACTACGTAAAAATGGTTCATAATGGAATTGAGTATGGCGATATGCAGCTGATTTGTGAAGCATATTTCATTATGAAAAATCTTTTAGGTCTAGAGGCACAGGAGTTGCATGAAGTATTCTCTGAATGGAATAAAGGTGAGCTTGACAGCTACCTTATCGAAATTACTGCTGATATCTTCACAAAAGTTGATGAAGAAACAGGTAAACCACTTGTTGACGTGATTTTAGATACAGCAGGTCAAAAAGGAACAGGAAAATGGACAAGCCAAAGCTCTCTTGACCTAGGTGTACCACTTCCGATTATCACAGAATCTGTATTTTCACGTTTCCTTTCTGCAATGAAAGAAGAGCGTGTGAAAGCAAGTAAAGTACTAAGCGGACCAGAAGCTTCAGCATTTGAAGGGGATAAAGCTGAATTTGTAGAAGCTATCCGTAAAGCTCTTTATATGAGTAAGATTTGTTCATATGCTCAAGGATTCGCACAAATGCGTTCAGCATCTGAAGAGTACGATTGGAACTTAAGCTACGGAGATATCGCTATGATCTTCCGTGGTGGTTGTATTATTCGCGCACAATTCCTACAAAAAATTAAAGATGCATATGATCGTGAATCAGCTCTAACAAACTTACTTCTGGATCCATATTTCAAAGAGATTGTGGAAGGCTACCAATCAGCGTTACGTGAAGTGATTTCTCTTGCTGTAAAACACGGAATTCCTGTACCAGGATTCTCTAGTGCACTAGCTTACTATGATAGCTACCGCACAGAAACATTACCAGCAAACTTACTTCAAGCGCAGCGTGATTATTTCGGTGCACATACGTATCAACGTATTGATAAAGACGGTATTTTCCATACAGAATGGTTAGAAAAATAA
- a CDS encoding cyclase family protein, whose amino-acid sequence MKFYDVTMSIHESMMVYKDKAEKKPVFNTSTNGHVTETKITMDAHTGTHIDSPLHMINEGDTFETIPLDRFITKCKVLDLTTVEDGITARHLEPFEIEQNDFLVLKTTNSFHEKNEFDHEFVYLKEDGAKYLIDKGIKGVATDGLGIERSQPDHSTHRSLFKEKIVIMEGFSLKDVPQGEYLMIAAPIKVTGIEAAPARVFLVEGMEDIDIQFA is encoded by the coding sequence ATGAAGTTTTATGATGTGACAATGTCGATTCATGAAAGTATGATGGTTTATAAAGATAAAGCAGAAAAAAAGCCAGTTTTTAATACGAGTACGAACGGTCATGTAACAGAAACGAAAATAACGATGGATGCCCATACAGGTACCCATATAGACTCTCCTCTCCATATGATTAATGAGGGAGACACATTTGAAACGATCCCTCTTGATCGTTTTATCACAAAATGTAAAGTCCTTGATTTGACCACTGTTGAAGATGGAATTACGGCACGCCACCTCGAGCCTTTTGAGATTGAACAAAATGACTTTCTTGTTTTAAAAACAACTAATTCTTTTCATGAGAAAAATGAATTTGATCATGAATTTGTTTACTTAAAAGAAGATGGTGCAAAGTATCTGATTGATAAAGGTATTAAAGGTGTTGCTACAGATGGTCTTGGCATTGAACGTAGCCAACCAGATCATAGTACACACCGCTCTCTCTTTAAAGAGAAAATCGTTATTATGGAAGGCTTCTCTTTAAAGGATGTACCACAAGGAGAATATTTGATGATTGCTGCACCTATTAAAGTAACCGGTATTGAAGCAGCTCCTGCTCGTGTTTTCCTTGTTGAAGGAATGGAAGATATCGATATCCAATTTGCATAA